One Argentina anserina chromosome 6, drPotAnse1.1, whole genome shotgun sequence genomic window, TGTCAGCAGTTTGGCTAATGCTCCTGTGTCGTGGCATGCCACATTGGGCCTGGTTCCTACAGGAGGTGAGTGGTTATGGTATGATTGATGATCTAAGATCAATAGCTGACTGATTTAATTGTGTTTCCGCAACCTCAGAGCAGATGATATAGCTATACTCTTACAGAAGCTTGTGTTTTAAATTTGTCGACAATATCACGATAAGCAAATAGCACTAGAGATCATGAGGTAGCAGATACATTAtgtctctttactattttgCCACATGATTTTCACCTCACTGTCTGTTCAATTACTATATCATGCTTAAAGTGACTCATTTAACCCGACATGATCTGCACCATTCATATTAGTGCTTAGTCCATAACATAATGATCACCTGATAAGTTTATGTAACCATTGTGTTGTTATGATGCGGCCATTCTGAAGCTAAAAAGtttatttgaatatttgtaATCATATTAGTAGGATGGTGTATGGTATTGGAAGATTGAATATGACTCTCTTCTTCCctaacaaataacaattaCAGTTGTTTACTATaactttcttcttgttttcattCAGTGCCATCTATCATCATTGCCCATGAGTTTTATGATGCTTTACCAGTTCATCAATTTCAGGTTTGTAGGGTCGTTTGACTCTTTTCGTTAATGTATCTTAAAATGGTCATTCTCTTAGAGTCTTAGTGTTGTCTTATTCTTAATCTTCACTTACCAATCTTTTCTTCCAGAGGGCTTCTCGTGGCTGGTGTGAGAAAATGGTGGATGTTGCAGAAGATTCAAAGTAAGGATGTAATATGATGTGAAAAAACTAGTGTTTTCAAGAGAAATGTGTTATATATTTCTCATAAACATTGTTTAGGTTCCGTTTTGTTCTTTCTTCACAGCCTACGCCAGCAACACTTTATCTGGCAAAACGATGCAAATGGGCTGGAATGGAAGAAATAAAGAAGCTTGATCACGTTGAGGTGTGCCCAGCATCAATGGAGTTGACTCAAAGTATCGCCGATAGAATTGCTTCTGACGGGGGTGGTGCTCTTGTAATCGATTATGGTCAGAACGGAGTAGTCTCTGATAGTCTGCAGGTCTGTTGTCTTATCATTGCTAGTTCTGAAATGTGAGCTCTTCTGCTACTTCCTAACTCTTGCAATGTCTTGTTTCAGGCAATTAGAAAACATAAATTTGTTGACATTCTAGACAATCCAGGATCTGCTGATCTCAGTGCCTACGTTGATTTTGCTTCCATCAGGCACTCAGCCGAGGAAGCTTCAGGTAACTGTCACATCGTGTTACATATAGACTCGTATTTTTATTAATATGTTAAACTGCATGTTAAAAATTGAATATGTTGGTTTAATCTTAATGTCTACAGGAGATGTCTCTGTTCATGGCCCTATTACCCAGTCTCAGTTCCTTGGTTCTCTCGGGATAAATTTCCGAGTGGAAGCATTATTACAAAACTGCACAGAGCAACAATTCGAATCTCTCAGGTCAGGGTACTGGCAACTGGTCGGAGAAGGTGAGGCTCCCTTCTGGGAGGGTCCTGACGATAAAGTTCCCATTGGAATGGGTACCCGCTACCTGGTAATGGCTATTGTGAACAAGAAGCAAGGTGTCCCAGTTCCATTTTAGTGACTTCAAGAAATGCAGCATTTTAGTGACTTGTACAATATACAAACTACAGCAACTCCCaagttttggtttttcttaatttcattTCCAAATTCTAGTGCATTCTGTGATGCGCCAAGTAGTAATAATATAAACAGAGGAAAATGTGGACTTATTGTCATCAATTGAGCATCAGTAAGTCTCGACTTGTTTAGCTTATCATTACTAATCTAATCATCGGTAAGTCAGACTGAAGATTGAAGTATGTGGCTTTTGAATCCTAATATTCACATGATTTTAAACATGAACTATTCGAGCATCTCAAGTTTTAGTGTACTACAATACTATGACGGCTACCAGGCGTGGATCTAGGGGGTTTGTCCCTCCAAGAATTTGGGAAATAATTAACTAAGTATATGTCATATGTTCATATGGTGTAGTTTTGTATGTTCGGTTTTGaagttttgttaatattaagCTCACTCAAGATCAAATCCCAACAAATGCAAGTTTTTGTGTGTATTTTTCCATTTACTTCCaattttccttgatttattgaACTTGTAATTAATATACTTTATTTTCATTAGACATTAATTTTGATTAAGCTCTTTGATTAATTCCAAAAATTTCTCGTTGCAATCTACTAAACTTACGGTAATTATGAATGGATTGCTATTTTCACATCAACAAGGTATGCATCTAATATATTAGAGTTAAATATTTTATGTGCTATAAATTATTTATCACTTCGAtcgttgaaaaaaaaaattcacgtCTCCCCGAATTATGAATCCTGAATCCGCCATTGATGGCTACATAATTTCGGGATGGTATACATTAGTGACACAAAATAATGAGGATTTGAAACCAGAACTATTCCAGTAACTCAAGTTATAATGTGGCTGCATGATTTCGGGATGCATGCATTTAGTGCGTATTTAAGATTTTTTGTATTCTAATTGGGCTGCCTTTATTAAAATTACGAAACTACCCATACAGCAGGACATGTATAAATAGCGTGTTGTCAACAAACTGTCAATTAAGCATTGACTATACAGATcgagggaagaagaagaagaagaagaagaagaagaagaagaagaagaagaaggagaggagaAAGCATGGGATCGGTTCTGTCGTCCGTTATGGGAGGAGCGGCGGTGGGAGGGGGTTCGGAGGATTCGGAGGAGTCTCGAGTGACGTCGTATCACTCGGCGGCCAGGTGGCAGCTCTACTTGAATTCCATCAAGGAAAACCCCAGCAAGCTGGTACCTTTGTTCTCAGATTCCTAATTTGAGCTTTTGAGATTTCTGAAACTAGGGATCtggattttctgtttttctgactgtgaatttttgttgttgttggcttGGTGAAGCTGGTGATTGATTTCTCGGCGTCGTGGTGCGGGCCCTGTAAAATGATGGAGCCGGTCTACCACGACATGGCGTCTAGGTTCACCGACGTCGACTTCGCCAAGATCGACGTCGACGAGCTCTCTGTATGTGATGGGGTTGTTTGTTTTCAGTattgattttgttgttttcaatATTGTTTATTTGAGCCGTCAATTTCTCACATTGCGACAACTTCGCACATATAGATTTGGATTCTCCTGCTTTGTTTGTTTCGATTTGGTTCAAACTAGATACGCATTTTCAAACCAGATATGGATTCtcattgtttgtttgtttgtttgtttggatttggtttcatCTTTAAACAGGAGGTGTCTCAACAATTCGGGGTGCAGGGGATGCCGACCTTTGTGTTACTCAAGAACGGGAAGGAGGTGGATCGGGTTGTTGGCGCCAAGAAAGATGAACTTGAGAGGAAGGTTGAGAAGAACCGCTCTTAGTTTTTGATTCAGTATTTGTGATCTACCAAGTGTTCAACTTTCTCTATCTGATTCTGGAAACTCATATTTTTACATTCTAGTTTATTGTTCTAGTCTTTTGTGGCATTCTGGCATTGCTATATAAGCTACATATTATTAACACTATGATCCCACTGCAAACCATAAGCGATTGCTGAATCGTATTGATGTCCAGGCCCTTCAGCCTCACCACTGATTCCACATGCCCCTTCAGTGTGTTCAGCTCCCTCAGTCTGCAAAAATAGAATGCAAGTTAATCTATTTGTACAACACCAACATGTTTTTGAGGCTTCACTGAATAGAAAGTGTTGTACCTGGCAATTTCGGCACGTCTTTTTGCCTCTTCAGCCATCTGATCAAGTTCTGTGTAAGCATTGCGTTCGCCAAACATCTTGGTGTCTGGTGGTTGCAGACCGTGGAGAGTCCTCTGTGCATGTGCCCATCTCAGCTCCCTTTCTTCCTTCCCAAAATGCTTCTTCCTAGTGAAAGCAATCTGCAAAGCACAGAATTGCATATAAAGAGTAAGAGGTGAATACAAACCATCATTGAGAATAGCAACATTCAGAACCATGAAGGGTGGAAAGTCGAACTGCCATATGAGTGCCAGTAACATGAAACCAAGCTGTCACAGACGAGATTAAGTAAACTCAATTTATTGTTGAGTTTCTGTTACTCAAGAAGCATAGCTTGCAGCATGTTCATTGAATCAAAACCAAGCCAAACCAACACTGCAGCTTACCACAATACGGATTGTAATGGACACAGCATAGATCTGCAACAGAATACAAATCAAGTAATTTACTTACTGGAGTTGGTATTACGAGTTAAGATTTAGACTAATTTGGCAATTTGAAACCAGGGCTCACCGTGTAATTTTTCATTCTCTGAAATATTGCTCGACTAGTTAGTACAGCACTTATGATGACACTAAGCCCAGGTTCTGTGAGTACAATGTCAGAAGCACTTCGAGCTGCATCAGTTGCATCAGCAACAGCTATTCCAATATCAGCTTTTTTAAGAGCAGGAGCATCATTTACTCCATCACCAGTCATCCCACATATATGCCCTCTTGCTTGCAAACGCTTCATAATCTCATACTTGTGCTCTGAAGCACATTTATGTCAGCTTAGCTAATAGACTATCTATCCTAGTTGAAGATCTCTGAAAAATAAAGAGGAGAGAAAAACCGTACCAGGGAAAACACCAGCAAATCCATCAGCTTTTTCAATATGCTCATCAACTGGCAAACCAGCAACTGACTCGTCTTTTTTATGTCCCAAAAGAGCTGATGAAGGGTACATGTTTGTTCCCATACCCAGACGGCGTCCTGTCTCCTTTGCTATTGCGAGCTGATCACCTGTAATCATTTTAACATTCACACCAAGATTCAATGCCCTACTAATGGTCTCTGCACTGTCATGTCTAGGAGGATCAAATAAAGGCATTAGCGCAACAAATTGCCAAGACCCTCCTAGGCTCTCCTTCCTTCCATCTGGAACTTCCTGTTCATAGTGAGAAAAGGAGGCAAACAAATAGCCATAAGGAAGTAAggaacatgaaatttaataatatcaaatatcatatacatcacacatgacAAGATAAGTAACATTACCTGGCATGCTACTGCTAGGGACCTTAGTCCTTGCTCCGCATACTTATCAATCATAGCATGAACTTTTCGTTCTAACTCTGATTTGTTGTGCACACGATTCAAAATCTGATAATCAAATCACAGGCATGATTAGCTGTGAAAAGTGAAAGAATCATACCAGACTATTATACTAGCCGATCTTAATTTTCATACCTGTTCTGGTGCACCTTTGCTGACACGATGCATTTTACCTTCAAGGTCAATATATGTAAGAGCCGTTCGCTTGTCAGTTGGGTTGAATGGAAGGAAGTGCACCTCTCGAATATTGGCTCTCGCCTATTTAATAGTCAAAATAAGACAGTAGGCATAATAACACATGAAAACACAGCTACAGAAAATCTTGTATTGGAGAAAGTACAGTTACTCTGAGTGTCATCTTACCTCCTTTGGATCGGCCAACATTCCCACAATAGCAGCATCTATTGCATCTTGATTTTCTATTCGGGAAGCTCGAGCTGCCATTACAACAACAGTATCTGCGTCCACCCCTTTAACAAAGACCTAAAGAATAAATCCATGAAGAAGTTGGAACAGGTATTGCAATATAACTATATAAGAAAGCTACTAACCAAACATTTACAGAAAAACAGCAGCAAACCTCTAAAAGATTCTTGTCAACTGAAAGCTTATTTAGTGTCAGAGTCCCAGTTTTGTCACTGCAAAGAGCATCCATGCCTGCCATTTCTTCAATTGCCGTAATTCTTTTAGTGATGGCACCCTGCAAGATTGATATCAGCTCTCAATTCCTAAGCTTGAGAAGCTAATAGTAAGGTGAAAAGTTACTGCAACTAACCTGCTGAGCTAAGCGGTGGGAACCAATAGCCATTGTCACAGATAAAACTGTTGGCATGGCAAAGGGAATTCCTCCAATAAGTAGCACAAGCAAGTTGTCAATACCAGGGCGGAAACTCCGGTGTTTAATTGGGTACATGACTATAATCTCTATGATCATTCCCACGGCGATAGAACATATACAGAAGTTCCCAATTGCAGTCAAGACCTATATAGCAAATGGGAAACGAGAGAACCAAAATTCTCATTCCTAATGTATTGAACTCTTTAGTTAAATTTTGGActtaagagaaaaaaaaagatcatcCTTGTGTAAGCATACCTGTTGAAAGTGGCCCTGTTGATTTGTGCTATCGACAAGGTGAGCAGCCTTACCGAAAAATGTATGAACACCAGTGGCAATCACCACCGCTTCAATCTCTCCTTGTTTGCATGTAGAACCAGAATACACACTGTCACCAGGGCCTTTGGTCACAGGAAGTGACTCACCGGTAAGTGCAGACTGCAAACAGAAAATGCAAAGAATTAGAGTAAAAGAAGCACCAGTTAATCAAATAATTTACTAAAATGTAATCGTTAAAGCACCTGATCAATTTTCAATGGATCACCATCGAGGAGACGAGCATCTGCTGGAAGGATGTCTCCAAGTTTAATGCTGATTATATCACCAGGAACAAGAATGGAAGCATCCTTCTCAATCCACCTCCCATCTCGAAGAACCTAATCAACATTACAAATCAAATTATGCACTAAAACATGACTGCATGTTCCAGAAAATCGATACTATAAAGCGTAAAAGCAATATATACAACTCTAAATAGCTACAGTGAGAAGAGAAGCATATGATATTGGGTTACATACCTTGGCTTTGGGGGCAAGACGGGCCATGAGAGCAGCAGCAGCATTTCCAGCGTTGTTCTCTTCAATAAAACTTATAGTTGAGTTGATGAGAAGCAGAGTAATGATCCCTACAAAATCTTGCCAATCTGGAGGCTTTCCCTGTAGACcccaaaaccaaattttattagtatatatatttctttacaACTTTAGCTAACAaagaaaacagagagagagagagagagagagagagagagagagagagagagagagagagagccaaGAACTCACTAaacaagaaaggaaaaaaagaaacttactCCTCCATTAGCAAGAGTAATGGCCATGATAGCTGCAGCTTCCATCACCCATGAGAGAGGGTTCCACATAAACCCCAGAACTTCAAAAGCTTACTTTCCTGTGTTATAAAACCAACCAAAACCCCCCAAAAAGTTTTAGTCCTAACAAGTAGTTTAGGTCAAATAATTCCTCAAGAATTTTACGagaaaacaagaaacaaaGTTTTCTCAAGTGCAGTGAAGTCTTAACATAGAACACAAAAAACAGTACCTTCTTCTCCTCAAGCCTGTTATACCCAAAAAGGGGCCAGACTCTGCTGATCAGCCTCAGAAGTGAGTCCATGTTCATCACACCTCATGGTCAGGAACACCTCTTCAATGGGCACGTTCTCCTGAAACCAAAGCAGTGACTTCAGAAACTAACAAAACCTGAAAAAAAAGGGGGA contains:
- the LOC126797972 gene encoding uncharacterized protein LOC126797972, with product MLRRLLLQAPTTRRLAAARFTPLLHHRPLSSSSSSSQIPHTDSDQPSSTISIDRSGLCNPTEHSHEPCSDSDLVKHLKGIIKFRGGPISVAEYMEEVLTNPKAGFYMNRDVFGAGGDFITSPEVSQMFGEMVGVWTMSLWEQMGQPGRVNLVELGPGRGTLMADLLRGASKFKSFTESLHVHMVECSPALRKLQHQALKCVDEEDGGDMAEKRSVSSLANAPVSWHATLGLVPTGVPSIIIAHEFYDALPVHQFQRASRGWCEKMVDVAEDSKFRFVLSSQPTPATLYLAKRCKWAGMEEIKKLDHVEVCPASMELTQSIADRIASDGGGALVIDYGQNGVVSDSLQAIRKHKFVDILDNPGSADLSAYVDFASIRHSAEEASGDVSVHGPITQSQFLGSLGINFRVEALLQNCTEQQFESLRSGYWQLVGEGEAPFWEGPDDKVPIGMGTRYLVMAIVNKKQGVPVPF
- the LOC126800502 gene encoding thioredoxin H2 — its product is MGSVLSSVMGGAAVGGGSEDSEESRVTSYHSAARWQLYLNSIKENPSKLLVIDFSASWCGPCKMMEPVYHDMASRFTDVDFAKIDVDELSEVSQQFGVQGMPTFVLLKNGKEVDRVVGAKKDELERKVEKNRS
- the LOC126797410 gene encoding plasma membrane ATPase 1-like, giving the protein MEEKAEALEVVVKEAVDLENVPIEEVFLTMRCDEHGLTSEADQQSLAPFWGKPPDWQDFVGIITLLLINSTISFIEENNAGNAAAALMARLAPKAKVLRDGRWIEKDASILVPGDIISIKLGDILPADARLLDGDPLKIDQSALTGESLPVTKGPGDSVYSGSTCKQGEIEAVVIATGVHTFFGKAAHLVDSTNQQGHFQQVLTAIGNFCICSIAVGMIIEIIVMYPIKHRSFRPGIDNLLVLLIGGIPFAMPTVLSVTMAIGSHRLAQQGAITKRITAIEEMAGMDALCSDKTGTLTLNKLSVDKNLLEVFVKGVDADTVVVMAARASRIENQDAIDAAIVGMLADPKEARANIREVHFLPFNPTDKRTALTYIDLEGKMHRVSKGAPEQILNRVHNKSELERKVHAMIDKYAEQGLRSLAVACQEVPDGRKESLGGSWQFVALMPLFDPPRHDSAETISRALNLGVNVKMITGDQLAIAKETGRRLGMGTNMYPSSALLGHKKDESVAGLPVDEHIEKADGFAGVFPEHKYEIMKRLQARGHICGMTGDGVNDAPALKKADIGIAVADATDAARSASDIVLTEPGLSVIISAVLTSRAIFQRMKNYTIYAVSITIRIVLGFMLLALIWQFDFPPFMVLNVAILNDGLYSPLTLYMQFCALQIAFTRKKHFGKEERELRWAHAQRTLHGLQPPDTKMFGERNAYTELDQMAEEAKRRAEIARLRELNTLKGHVESVVRLKGLDINTIQQSLMVCSGIIVLIICSLYSNARMPQKTRTIN